From the genome of Streptomyces spinoverrucosus:
CCTTCGGCTTCCGGCTCGAAGGGCCACAGCGATACGCGCTTTCTGCCCTCTGTCAGCGGAGTGGCGGAAGCCTCGATCGCGTCGATGTGGATCTGAGGGTCCGGACGAAAAAACGCAGCCTCAAGATCTGCGACCTTCATCATGATCTTAGTGACGCGGCGACCGTTCCTGCCGATGACCTTTTTGCTGACGACAGGCAGCATTCCGTTTCTGATGCGTTTTAGAAGGGTCCGCCTGCAGCAACCTTGACGCTCGGCGGCGTCGATCAGATCGATCCATTCACTGGCGGCATGCACAAGCACCTCCGATTGACTCATGGAGACGACTTGCCTCCACCCCGCGCCAATCGATGAGCCTGGGTTCGCCTCAATCTGGCCAATGATGAGGGCACTGCTGGTCACCCCAGCTGGTCAGGCCCGGCGCAGCAGGATCTCGTTGATGGCGAGGTGACGTTGGCGCGACAGAGCGAACGCAATCACTTCTGCGATCTCTTCGGGACGGTCGCCGTGTCGTAGCCCTTCTGCACGGCCTTGCGGGTGGCTTCGTCGGTGATGTGGCTGGGCAGCTCGGTGTCCACCACGCCGGGCTCGATCAGCGTAACCCGAACATCGGGCAGCAGTTCCTGGCGCAGTGACTCCGACCAGCCATTGATACCCCACTTGGCGTCGGGCCAGCAGCGCGACGCTGTACCCGGTGGCGTGCAGGGCGCGGGCAGTGGCAGCGCCGATGCCGGCGGATGCGCCGGTGATCACCGCGGTGCGCTTCGTCTCCGTCGGGGCGCTCATGCGTCGAAGTCCGTGCTGTCGGTGAGCTCGGCCCACTGCTCGACCTGGCGCAGCTGGTCCTCGAGGACCCCGGTCACGGCTTTGCGAGCATCGGTGCCGAACGGAAGGAACGACGGTGGGGTCTCTGACTCGACGGCTGTGATCAGCGCCTGGGCGGCCTTCGCAGGATCGCCCGGCTAGGTGCCGTGGGTCCGGTCGTGCTCCTTGCGGCGCTTGCCCGCCGTGTCGGCGTAGGCGCTGATCGCCGCCTCCGACTGGGTCAGGGACCGCCCGGCGAAGTCGGTGCGGAACCCGCTGGGCTCGACGGCGATCACGCGGATGCCCAGCGGTCCGACCTCCTCGGCCAAGGCCGCGCCCGAGATCCCCTCGAGCGCGGCCTTGGAGGCGGTGTAAAAGCCGGAACCGGCAGGGCGGACGTTCGCAGCGATCGAGGAGACGTTCACCATCGTCCCCGAACCGTGCTCGCGCATCCCGGGAAGGACTCGCTGGATCAGCTCCACAGGGCCGTGGACATTGGTGGCGAAGAGCATCTCGACGTCGGCCGGCTCGGCCTCCTCGACGGCTGCGCAGTAACCGTAGCCGACTGACAGTACCTGCTGTAAGCAACGGAGGCAGTCGGTTAACGGGAACCGAATGAGTCCAAGAAGAGCCCAAACGAGTGATACGGACGCCTGGAGAGTGGCTGGAAAACTCGATGAAGAGCACACCCCGGTGGGCCAGCGACACCGCTCCGAGCCGCGCGATGCCCGGGCCGCCGCCGACCAGAGACTGCATCGTGGCCGAGTGGTGCGGGGCGCAGTAGGGGGCGACGTCGATGAGGCCATCGAGACCCTCCGAACCGATGCCGACACCCTGATCGACAGATTTAAACGCTGCCTCAAGACCTGCCAATGATCTTCGAACTTGACCGTTGTGTATGTTCCTGGCAACCCTCATGAGAGGAAACGACGATCGGGTCGGACCAATGGACGTTACAGCGTCCAAGCCGCAAAGTGGATCAATCCACGCACAGCCGGCTACCTCAACGTCCACGACCTCGCCCATGACGGGGACTCGGCAGCGTGACCGCGTCGGAGGAGTGCTGTTTCGCAGATGGCACCTATGAAACACCCGCGTTCTGGCACGGCTGCGACATCTTGACAGGCGCCATGCAGCGATCAAATCAGATCCCACCACCAAGAGATCGAAATTGGCTTCTCGGTGTGCTTTCCGGTCCTCTTGTCTGCGATTTCGTGGAGCGCTGCTGCGGGCCGGACGGCCGAAGAATCTGCTGCGTTGACAGGGATGTCGAGGACGGTGGTGTAGCGCGGGAGGAAGCGCTGCCACTCATAGGTTCCGCGTACCATGTTGGCCAACTGATCGGCATAAAGCAGAAGGCTGTTTCGGCCATTGGACTGCAGCTTTTCTCTCATGGCGAGGAAGAATTCCATGGAACTTTCCAGCAGGGAGCAGGTTTGGTGGACTGCTACTTGCGGTGAGCAGCCGTGCTCAATGCTGAGGATCTGTACCAGGTTTGATTCCAGGCACTCTTGGTGCTGTTCGTGCATGTAGGACGCCAGGTCCGTGGGGACGGTCAGGAGGATGCCAGCGGCCTGGCTCAGTGCGCGGGCCTCGGCGGTGAGGCGTTCGTGGGCGGGGAGCATCGTCCCCTCCGCCACCTCGATCATGTGAGCGGAGAGGATGTCCGCTCCGTCCGACGGCCGGATGAGTAGATGTTGTGCCGCTGTCCGCAGTGTTCCGGCGGCCCGGTCGCTCACTCCGCACATGGCTCCGACGGCCCACTGGTAATGGGCAAGTGAGCACAGGTGCGCCAGCTGGGGATCAGCCTGGGATCGGATCCTTTCGACGAGGTCCACGAGTGCAGACGCGAATGCGTCGAACGCGGGATCGCCCGTGGCGCCGAGCTCTGGGTACAGGGCACGCGCCATCATCTGCACGATCAGCGTATTGAATGGTGCCGGCTGATCTGAGAGCTGTCCGGCATCGCAGTAGTAGTCGTCAAAGAGTAGTGCCCAGACGAGCCAGTCGGAGAGCAGCTGCACTCCCTCTTGTGTACCGTTCGGGGCCCAACTGCACGCGAGGAACCCTGTATCCGTAGCTGCCGCGCGCAGTAGGGACCTCTCATCCAGGCCGTGCCGCTCCAGCCAGGCGTGTGACCTCGCTTCGAACGTGTCCGCACCATCTTTGACGTGCAATTCAAGCGGGCACCAGAGCGGTGGGATATCAAGAGCAACAGTCACGTCGCTTCCTTATCTGTGGCGATCTGGACCACTATTCCGAGGATCACTAGCAGCGGATTGCTGCCGGGGTCGAGGGGGGATTGCGGCTGGAAATCCCAGGCGAGTTCAGCTCTCTGGGCAGGGCGAAGCTGTACGACGAGGGCAGCGTGGTGCGGACCTTGGCCGTCAGGCCGGACCGCCATTCCCGTGATCGTCACCCAGGATGGCCAGTGCGGGTTGGGCGGCATGCGTAGCTTCACGACGCGGTGTTGACCTTCACAGACTGAGACATCCCCGTGAGGGGTTTTCAACCTGCACCGACTCAGCGACTCTCATGGGGCGTTGTGGCGTGCGGAATCATGCCGCGCCATGGAATGACCGCGAGGGTGGCCGCCAGACTGACGCTCCCTGCGGTCAGGGCGCTCGCTGTGAGGCCGTCGACGAACGCCTGCCGTGCGCCCGGCACGGGGGGCAGTACGGCGGTCGGGGTCGCCGCCGAGGCCATGGGGCCCAAGCGGTCGGTGATGACGGTGCTGAGGACGGATCCCTGGACAGCGACGCCGAGGCAGGCGCCGACCTGGCGGGTGGCGTCGTTGACCGCCGATCCCAGTCCGGAGCGAGATGGCGGGACCGCACCCATGACGGCTTCCGTGCCGGCGGCTGCCACCAGGCCGGCGCCCAGCCCGGCGATGACTTCGAAGAGGAGCAGGTGTCCGTAGCCGGAGTCGGCCCTGGTACGGGTCAGAATGGCGAACGCGGTGGTGACGAGGAGGAGTCCGGCCGCGATCGGTGTTCGTTCGCCGTACCGGGTCAGCAGTGCTGGTGCTGCGAGTGAGCCCGCGGCGAGGGCCGCAGCCAAGGGCAGCGTGCGTAGGCCGGCCTGCCAGGGGGTGTAACCCAGGACTCCTTGGAGGTAGAGGGTGATGACGAAAAGCGCTCCGTACATCGCGAAGGACAGCAGCGTCAGGGATGTGGCACCGCGCACCACGCCGGGCAGACGCAGCAGGGCGAGGGGCAGCATCGCGCGGTCGGCGCGGCGCTTCTGATGTGCGACGAACGCGGACAGCAGGGCGGCGGCCAGGGCGAAACCGGTCAGCACCGGTGTGCTCGTCCACCCTCTCGCGGGGCTTTCGATCACTGCCCAGACGAGGGTGAGCAGTCCGCCGGCCGACATCATCGCGCCCGGGAGGTCGATCCGCCCATCGCTGCGGTCCCCGGCTCGGTGGGATCCGCTCTTCGGCACGACGAGCAGGGTGAGGATCAGGGTCAACGCCACGATCGGGACGTTCACCCAGAACCCGGCGCGCCAGGAGAAACCCTCGACGAGGGCTCCGCCGACGACGGGCCCTGTCATGCCGCCCAGGCCCAGGGCGGCGGCCCACAGGGCGATCGCCCGGCGGCGCGGGACGGAGTGGGTGAAGAGGTTGGTGATGATCGACAGTGTGGCGGGCATGAGCAGGGCGGCCCCGGCGCCCATGCCGCAGCGCGCGGCGATGAGCCACTCCGGTTCCTCGGCGAGGGCTCCGAGTGCGGATGTGGTGCCGCAGATGGCCAGGCCGATCGCGAAGGCCCGGCGCCGGCCGATCCGGTCGGTGAGAGCTCCGGCGGTCAGGACGAAGCCGCCGAGGACCAGGGCGTAAGCGTCGACGATCCACTGGACCTGGGCCATGGAGGGTTTCAGGTCGCGGTCCAGGTCGGGCACGGCGACGTTGAGGACGGTCAGGTCCATGCCGAGCAGGAACACGCCCAGGCAGATGACGGCAGCGGCTGCCCAGCGCTCACGGTCACGGTCACGGATCAACGGATCGCCCGCTGCAGGTCCTTGGCGAGCTGCTGCACCAGGGCGGAGGTCTGGTACAGCGGGTAGGTATGGCGCCCGGCGAAGAGATGGGGCGTGGTGGGGGTGGTGAACAGGTCGTTCCAGCTCTCCAGACAGTCCGGCGGAACCAAAGCGTCCGCGTCGCCTCCGTACAGGGCCAGGGATGACTGCAGGGGTGGTTCGTCGTGGTGGCGGTATTGCAGGGCGAGGACCAGGTCGGCGAGGTACGGCGTGCACAGGCGTGTCACGGTCACCGGGTCTTCGAGGAGTTCGGCGGGAAGGGGCCCCACCAAGTCGGTGAACGCGTCGAGGCCCGACGCCAGCAGGACGGCCAGGAGCCGGTCGAGGTCCCCCTGGTGGGGCGCGGGAAACGCTGAGAGGGCGACGAGTGCGGGCTCGCGCTGAGCGGTACGGCGCAGGCGACGCGCGGTCTCGTAGGCGAGCAGGGCACCGAAGCTGTGTCCGAACAGGGCGAAGGGCCGTGCGTCGGTGATGTCGTGGGTGAGGGAGGTGAGTGCGGCGGTGAGTGCGCTCGGGTCGGTCAGTGAAAGTTCGTCGCGACGGTTGCCGTGGCCGGGCAGGGCGAAGGCGTACAGCTCGACAGTGGGTGGTAGCAGGTCGGCCCAGGGCTGGTAGAACTCCGGGCCGGAACCACCGGGCGGCAGGCAGTGCAACCGTAGGGCTGCCGCCGGGCGGTGGGTGAGGCGGAGAAGTGCTGGCATGGCAGCGGTCCTCATCGGGCTGGTCAGCGAGTGGTGTTGAGGAGGCCGAGTACGCGCTGGGCGAGCGCGGCGAGGTTCGGCAGACCAGCGAGTTCCATGGTGGGCAGTTCGCAGCCGAGCCGCTGCTGCAGCAGGGCGGCGAGTTCGGCAGCCAGCAGGGAGTCCACGCCCAGCTGGTCCAGGCGCCGGGTCCGGTCGATGCGGTCGGGTGTGGTCTGCAGGACGTGGGCGAGGAGGTCGGCCAGCACGTCCTCGACGAGTGCGGCTGCGTCGTCGGGTGCGGCCTGCTCCAGCACTTGGCGCAGCTGCTCGGCCCCGTCGGTGTGTTCGGCCGGCGGCAGCAACGCAGCCGTACGCGGTGCGGTGAGGATGTGCAGGAATCGTTGCAGTCGTCCCCAGTCGAGGTGCCCCACGGTGACCGCGGTGGCGTCGGGGTCTGCGAGGAGCCGCTCAAGGGCGGCGAGCGCGTCGGCGGTGGCGAGCCCTCCGATGCCCAGCGCCGTCATCTCGGCGTTGCGTTCGGTGCGATGCACGTAGCCGTTGTCGGCGATCACACCCCACTGCACGGCGAGGGCGGGCAGTCCGGCCCGCCGCCGGTCACGGACGAGGGCTTCGAGGGCGAGGTTGGCGGCCGTGTACGACGACTGCGCGAGATTGCCGACGACAGCGGCAGCTGAGCTGTAGACGACGAAGAAGTCCAGCGGCCGGTCGCGGGTCAGCTCGTCCAGCACGTGCCCGGCCGCCATCTTGGGAGCCAGGACAGCGCGTACCCGTTCGTCGTCCAGTTCTTGTAGTGGGGCGTCGTCGAGCACCATGGCGGCGTGGACGACTCCGGCCAGGCGCCGCCCTTCGGCGTCGAGGCCGTCGAGGATGCGGCGCATGGCGTCCGGGTCCGCCGCGTCGGCGGCACACGCGTTGACCCGCACGCCGAGCGCGCTGAGATCTGCGGTCAGTTCGGCGGCGCCGGGCGTGTGCGCACCGCGCCGGCCGACCAGAGTCAGATGGCGGGCCCCGCGGGCGGCCAGGTGGCGGGCGGTGGCGGCGCCGAAGCCGCCCAGTCCACCCGTGACCAGGTAGCCGGCCTCGGGGTCCAGGAGGAAGGGAGCGACCGCGGGACGGACGGGCACGGGTTCGGCGGCGTCGAAGGAGACGACGACCTTCCCGATGTGCCGGCTGTGCTGCATGGCGACGAACGCTTCGCGGATCCTGGTGGCCGGGTAGACCCGATGGGGCAGTGGACGGTAGGTGCCCGCCTGGACGGCCTGGGTGATCGCCGCGAGATGAGCGTCGGCCAGCGGGGAGGCGTCGGTGAGCAGGGTGGCTACGTCCACGCCGTAGAAGGAAAGGTTGTCGCGGAAGGGCCCCAGGGCAAGGGAGTTGTCGGCGAGGAAGTCGCGTTTGCCGAGTTCCACGAACCGGCCGTGCGGTGCGAGGACGCGCAGGCTGCGTGCCATGGCGTCGCCCGCCAGGGAGTTGAGGACGACATCCACGCCCCGGCCGTTGGTGATCGTGTCGATCTCGTCGGCGAAGCGCAGGGAGCGCGAGTCGAGAACGTGCTCGACTCCGAGCAGCCGCAGCAGGTCACGCTTGCCGGAGGTGCCGGCGGTGGCGATGACCTGGGCGCCGATGTGCTGGGCGTACTGCAGGGCGGCGAGACCCACGCCTCCGGCCGCGCCGTGCACGAGTACCGACTCGCCCGGCCGCAGGCGGGCCAGGTGGTCCAGGGCGTGCTGGACGGTCAGGAAGACCGTCGGGAGTGTCGCGGCCTCGGTGAAGTCCATGCCGTCCGGGAGTGGAATCGCCCGGTCCGCGCGCGTCCGCGCGTGTGAGCCGTAGCAGCCGATGGCCAGGCAGGCGACCTTGTCGCCGACGCCGATGTGTTCGACGCCGGCGCCGACGGCGACGACCGTGCCCGCGCACTCCAGGCCGATCGGTTCCGCGTCGAGTCCGTGCGGCGCCTCAGGCGGTGGTACGAGGCCGGTCGCGGTCATGATGTCGCGATAGTTGAGCGCTGCGGCCGCGACCTCGAC
Proteins encoded in this window:
- a CDS encoding SDR family NAD(P)-dependent oxidoreductase, encoding MCSSSSFPATLQASVSLVWALLGLIRFPLTDCLRCLQQVLSVGYGYCAAVEEAEPADVEMLFATNVHGPVELIQRVLPGMREHGSGTMVNVSSIAANVRPAGSGFYTASKAALEGISGAALAEEVGPLGIRVIAVEPSGFRTDFAGRSLTQSEAAISAYADTAGKRRKEHDRTHGT
- a CDS encoding terpene synthase family protein, producing the protein MQLLSDWLVWALLFDDYYCDAGQLSDQPAPFNTLIVQMMARALYPELGATGDPAFDAFASALVDLVERIRSQADPQLAHLCSLAHYQWAVGAMCGVSDRAAGTLRTAAQHLLIRPSDGADILSAHMIEVAEGTMLPAHERLTAEARALSQAAGILLTVPTDLASYMHEQHQECLESNLVQILSIEHGCSPQVAVHQTCSLLESSMEFFLAMREKLQSNGRNSLLLYADQLANMVRGTYEWQRFLPRYTTVLDIPVNAADSSAVRPAAALHEIADKRTGKHTEKPISISWWWDLI
- a CDS encoding MFS transporter, producing MIRDRDRERWAAAAVICLGVFLLGMDLTVLNVAVPDLDRDLKPSMAQVQWIVDAYALVLGGFVLTAGALTDRIGRRRAFAIGLAICGTTSALGALAEEPEWLIAARCGMGAGAALLMPATLSIITNLFTHSVPRRRAIALWAAALGLGGMTGPVVGGALVEGFSWRAGFWVNVPIVALTLILTLLVVPKSGSHRAGDRSDGRIDLPGAMMSAGGLLTLVWAVIESPARGWTSTPVLTGFALAAALLSAFVAHQKRRADRAMLPLALLRLPGVVRGATSLTLLSFAMYGALFVITLYLQGVLGYTPWQAGLRTLPLAAALAAGSLAAPALLTRYGERTPIAAGLLLVTTAFAILTRTRADSGYGHLLLFEVIAGLGAGLVAAAGTEAVMGAVPPSRSGLGSAVNDATRQVGACLGVAVQGSVLSTVITDRLGPMASAATPTAVLPPVPGARQAFVDGLTASALTAGSVSLAATLAVIPWRGMIPHATTPHESR
- a CDS encoding thioesterase II family protein yields the protein MPALLRLTHRPAAALRLHCLPPGGSGPEFYQPWADLLPPTVELYAFALPGHGNRRDELSLTDPSALTAALTSLTHDITDARPFALFGHSFGALLAYETARRLRRTAQREPALVALSAFPAPHQGDLDRLLAVLLASGLDAFTDLVGPLPAELLEDPVTVTRLCTPYLADLVLALQYRHHDEPPLQSSLALYGGDADALVPPDCLESWNDLFTTPTTPHLFAGRHTYPLYQTSALVQQLAKDLQRAIR